Proteins from a single region of Geovibrio ferrireducens:
- a CDS encoding efflux RND transporter periplasmic adaptor subunit, whose amino-acid sequence MRILTAVLLSAVIAACSSQKPEQAETRKNEEKPVDIRTSVLEKKNIPDWFTLPGNVEAWESVTVSVDLAGTVIKTYAEEGERIAKGSPVISLDTSTYKAAADNSRAALALSEKEYARAKQLYESDAVSKQTYDRALAAFEQAEADLRYNEAQLGKAVLKSPINGWLDRRHVDAGEYVAPGDPVAVIVNTDRMQLIVDVPEKDVRYLHEGTEVDLFEAQVNRDGAAYKGKIVYAAKQADAATKTYRVKLEITGGKEKLRPGMIIRARFLRREYADVFVIPVFSLVDKQEGKVVFVEKDGRAVQIPVSVSAVIGDSAVIEEGLTEGDRLIVKGQQFVADGSKVQAE is encoded by the coding sequence ATGAGAATATTAACAGCAGTTCTTTTAAGCGCAGTTATAGCGGCATGCAGCTCTCAGAAGCCTGAGCAGGCTGAAACACGTAAAAATGAGGAAAAGCCGGTAGATATACGCACGTCAGTGCTTGAAAAGAAAAATATTCCCGACTGGTTTACCCTGCCCGGCAATGTTGAGGCGTGGGAATCTGTCACGGTTTCTGTGGATCTGGCGGGAACAGTAATAAAAACCTACGCTGAGGAAGGGGAAAGAATAGCGAAAGGCTCCCCTGTAATCAGCCTTGATACATCAACGTACAAAGCCGCGGCAGACAACAGCAGGGCGGCGCTTGCCCTCTCTGAGAAGGAGTACGCCCGCGCTAAGCAGCTTTACGAGAGTGACGCGGTGAGCAAGCAGACCTATGACAGGGCGCTGGCCGCTTTTGAACAGGCAGAGGCTGATCTGCGTTATAACGAGGCGCAGCTGGGAAAAGCTGTGCTGAAAAGCCCCATAAACGGCTGGCTGGACAGGCGGCATGTTGATGCGGGTGAATATGTGGCTCCGGGCGATCCTGTGGCTGTAATAGTGAACACCGACAGGATGCAGCTTATCGTGGATGTTCCGGAGAAAGATGTTCGCTACCTTCATGAGGGAACAGAGGTTGACCTCTTTGAGGCGCAGGTGAACAGGGACGGCGCGGCGTACAAAGGGAAAATAGTTTATGCGGCAAAACAGGCCGATGCCGCCACTAAGACATACAGGGTAAAGCTTGAGATAACCGGAGGGAAGGAAAAGCTCCGTCCGGGGATGATAATCCGCGCCAGATTCCTCCGCAGGGAGTATGCGGATGTATTCGTTATTCCTGTTTTCAGCCTTGTGGACAAACAGGAAGGAAAAGTTGTCTTTGTTGAGAAAGATGGCAGAGCCGTTCAGATTCCCGTGAGTGTTTCCGCCGTGATAGGCGACAGCGCAGTGATTGAGGAAGGCCTCACCGAAGGGGACAGGCTCATCGTAAAAGGTCAGCAGTTTGTGGCTGACGGGTCGAAGGTTCAGGCGGAGTAA